In Liquorilactobacillus nagelii DSM 13675, the following proteins share a genomic window:
- a CDS encoding serine hydrolase domain-containing protein encodes MKKGRLLIVLGVLGLLGVFGFLVNNVRQEKEFKNQERITKKSQTNHHQQHHSVKKQETAVATIDRNQQLDQLLQKVGFNGTALIVKNQQIVLRKGYGTANQAQQTANTSQTLFPIASTEKALIATSILQLDQQHRLSVNDPINKYLPGFPNGSQIKLRNFLTHTSGIVGRAEDNQNKSLDQMIAEIEHNGIHRPLGSWQYEDSNYTVLVKVLEKVTHESFKKYLMQHVFKPAGIETVGYVNQNFSGLKNASIGYLKQNNQLTAVTIPNFSQLYGVSDMYMSVTSMYQFDWALKNKKLLDAAHLQLMFTPGSSSHYGMGFYNDPGLIVNRGYVAGWVISNGFTHDGQDYILLFSNVKDKQLSLGKLNSEILQILRK; translated from the coding sequence TTGAAAAAGGGACGTTTATTAATTGTTTTGGGGGTACTTGGTTTGTTAGGGGTGTTTGGCTTTTTGGTCAACAATGTTCGGCAGGAAAAGGAGTTTAAGAATCAAGAAAGAATTACTAAAAAAAGCCAAACTAATCATCACCAACAGCATCATTCAGTGAAAAAACAGGAAACAGCAGTTGCTACAATTGATCGAAATCAGCAATTGGATCAATTACTCCAAAAAGTAGGATTCAACGGAACAGCTCTGATTGTAAAGAATCAACAAATTGTTTTACGAAAAGGCTATGGAACTGCCAATCAAGCCCAGCAAACTGCTAATACTTCGCAGACGCTTTTTCCGATAGCTTCAACAGAAAAAGCTTTGATTGCAACTAGTATTTTACAATTAGATCAGCAGCATCGCTTGTCAGTCAATGATCCGATCAACAAATATTTGCCAGGATTTCCTAATGGGTCGCAGATTAAATTACGAAATTTTTTGACCCATACTTCAGGAATTGTCGGTCGCGCAGAAGATAACCAGAACAAATCATTGGATCAGATGATAGCTGAAATTGAACATAATGGTATTCATCGACCACTGGGTAGTTGGCAATACGAAGACTCAAATTATACGGTTTTGGTTAAGGTTTTAGAAAAGGTGACTCATGAGAGCTTTAAAAAATATTTGATGCAACATGTTTTTAAACCAGCAGGAATTGAAACGGTTGGTTATGTTAATCAAAATTTCAGCGGCTTAAAAAATGCCTCAATTGGTTATCTTAAACAAAATAATCAACTGACTGCAGTAACAATACCGAACTTTTCTCAACTATATGGGGTAAGTGATATGTATATGAGTGTTACCTCGATGTATCAATTTGATTGGGCCCTGAAAAATAAAAAATTGCTCGATGCGGCTCACTTGCAGCTGATGTTCACTCCAGGCAGTAGTTCACATTATGGAATGGGTTTTTATAATGATCCCGGATTGATTGTTAATCGTGGTTATGTCGCGGGATGGGTTATTTCGAATGGATTCACCCATGATGGACAGGATTATATTTTGTTGTTTTCTAATGTTAAAGATAAACAACTTTCATTAGGAAAATTAAACAGTGAAATTTTACAAATATTGAGAAAATAA
- a CDS encoding SEC10/PgrA surface exclusion domain-containing protein: MKQPRVYQLIVALTLAAAIILTEGQVKAATNNQNTVAATDSSSLTTAPQQNGSSATASLTSSSSNPIHVYSAATKDVATAQAQTNQAKQAVQQAANQLTSAETIKNNAQTKLNDLKNQQVNLIDGSQITLTSKQKNEITNDWSVLNEGPASGTSFVDNQTNDKNTVIDTNNLTQAQAANLSAYAASLINNLRGQLNYSALNNQQTATSDYLNTSLIVTSGAINFAKQVAANYNSDHWNGYAKGNHDVPAIQKAAAINGLDQGGNYYEDMESFSNSFTTKMTVYAAKQYLYNAIYDMLFNDASESYAHAHSLLGLDITAAEGISAEYFAVSFDQYGNIHLELIKPDYVIDQTKFTANFDTTPLTTNQSQISIAQNALDVANKNYANALTKYNSAKQQLEDAQNALTTAQSKHNKNGQYYEDGHWYLYQNNVKQTGFQYIANQHKTVYYNNNGQMLYGQQHLNGHWYLFDTVTGSMKTGFQYIANQHKTVYYNNNGQMLYGQQHLNGHWYLFDTVTGSMKTGFQYIANQHKTVYYNNNGQMLYGQQYLNGHWYLFDTVIGSTKTGFQYITNQHKTVYYNNNGQMLYGQQYLNGHWYLFDTVTGSMKTGFQYIANQHKTVYYNNNGQMLYGFQKIKGKTYRFNTQTGARI; the protein is encoded by the coding sequence GTGAAACAACCGAGAGTCTATCAATTAATAGTAGCATTGACATTGGCTGCTGCAATTATACTTACCGAGGGACAAGTAAAGGCAGCTACCAACAACCAAAATACTGTCGCAGCTACTGATTCCAGTAGCCTAACAACTGCACCGCAACAGAATGGTTCTAGTGCTACAGCTAGCTTAACAAGTAGTAGTTCTAATCCAATCCATGTTTATAGTGCTGCAACTAAAGATGTTGCTACAGCTCAAGCCCAAACCAACCAAGCTAAACAAGCTGTCCAACAAGCTGCTAATCAATTAACAAGCGCAGAAACAATTAAGAATAACGCACAAACAAAGCTGAATGATTTAAAGAATCAGCAGGTAAACCTTATTGATGGAAGCCAAATTACTTTAACTAGCAAGCAAAAAAACGAAATTACTAATGATTGGAGTGTTTTAAACGAAGGACCCGCCAGTGGAACTTCATTTGTAGATAACCAAACCAATGATAAAAATACTGTTATAGATACTAATAATTTAACTCAAGCACAAGCTGCTAATCTTTCAGCCTATGCCGCCAGTTTGATTAATAATTTACGTGGTCAACTAAACTATTCCGCCCTTAATAATCAGCAAACTGCTACTTCTGATTATTTAAACACTTCATTGATCGTTACGTCTGGAGCAATTAATTTTGCCAAACAAGTCGCTGCTAATTACAATAGCGATCATTGGAATGGTTATGCCAAAGGAAATCATGATGTTCCAGCAATCCAAAAAGCTGCCGCTATAAATGGACTTGATCAGGGAGGCAACTACTATGAAGACATGGAATCATTTTCAAATAGTTTCACTACAAAAATGACCGTTTATGCCGCTAAGCAATATCTTTATAACGCAATTTATGACATGCTATTCAACGATGCTAGTGAATCCTATGCTCATGCCCATTCTCTGCTGGGATTAGACATCACTGCTGCTGAAGGAATTAGTGCAGAATATTTTGCAGTGAGTTTTGATCAATATGGCAACATTCATTTAGAATTAATTAAACCAGATTATGTGATTGATCAAACTAAATTTACAGCAAATTTTGACACAACTCCACTAACCACTAACCAATCGCAAATCTCCATTGCCCAAAATGCGTTAGATGTAGCAAATAAAAATTATGCCAATGCTTTGACAAAATACAATTCTGCCAAACAACAATTAGAAGATGCTCAAAATGCTTTGACAACTGCTCAAAGCAAGCATAATAAGAATGGGCAGTATTACGAAGATGGGCATTGGTACTTGTACCAAAATAATGTTAAACAAACCGGCTTCCAATATATCGCCAACCAGCACAAAACTGTTTATTACAATAACAACGGGCAAATGCTTTATGGGCAACAACATCTCAATGGGCATTGGTACTTGTTTGATACGGTGACTGGCTCAATGAAAACTGGCTTCCAATATATCGCCAACCAGCATAAAACTGTTTATTACAATAACAATGGGCAAATGCTTTATGGGCAACAACATCTCAATGGGCATTGGTACTTGTTTGATACGGTAACTGGCTCAATGAAAACTGGCTTCCAATATATCGCCAACCAGCATAAAACTGTTTACTACAATAACAATGGGCAAATGCTTTATGGACAACAATATCTCAATGGGCATTGGTACTTGTTTGATACTGTAATCGGCTCAACGAAAACCGGTTTCCAATATATCACCAACCAGCACAAAACTGTTTACTACAATAACAACGGGCAAATGCTTTATGGACAACAATATCTCAATGGACATTGGTACTTGTTTGATACGGTGACTGGCTCAATGAAAACTGGCTTCCAATATATCGCCAACCAGCATAAAACTGTTTACTACAATAACAACGGGCAAATGCTTTATGGCTTTCAAAAAATCAAAGGCAAAACATATCGCTTCAATACTCAAACTGGAGCTCGTATTTAA
- a CDS encoding oleate hydratase, giving the protein MYYSSGNYEAFARPKKPANATKKSAYIVGAGLAGLAAAAFLVRDGQVPGNQIHVFEELGLPGGSMDGILNEQRGYIIRGGREMEPHFETLWDLFRSIPTLEDASVSVLDEFYWLNKADPSNSHTRVIEKRGNQLASDGQLTLSRKAIEEIAKLVLTPESQLDNVKINQVFSDDFFKSNFWLYWSTMFAFEPWASAMEMRRYLLRFVHHVGTLQNMSALKFTKYNQYESLIKPLIKYLEDHDVKFQYNTTVDNIIVEQTGEQKQAVKIELTIDGNQQSLDLTPDDLVFVTNGSITESTTYGDNEHSAPATHPTGASWKLWEKLAAQDSAFGHPAKFYQDIPVANWVMSATCTFKDDRIVPYIQKITGKDPYSGSIVTSGPVSIRDSNWLLGISISRQPHFQQQKPNELIVWLYGLFSDQPGNYIHKKITDCSGAEICQEFLYHIGVPENQIAEIAQTANSIPIHMPYITSYFMPRQAGDRPLVVPEGSSNLAFIGNFAETERDTVFTTEYSVRTAMEAVYRLLDVDRGIPEVFDSAFDLRTILSALYYLNDKKSLTELPLNQIEKIGLNAFLKKVHGTYLEEILKSQKLL; this is encoded by the coding sequence ATGTACTACAGTAGTGGTAATTATGAAGCATTTGCTCGGCCTAAAAAACCAGCAAACGCCACCAAGAAATCAGCCTATATTGTTGGGGCCGGTTTAGCCGGTTTAGCTGCCGCCGCTTTTTTAGTGCGCGATGGTCAGGTTCCTGGAAACCAAATTCATGTTTTTGAAGAACTTGGACTTCCCGGTGGCAGCATGGATGGGATTTTAAATGAACAACGTGGCTATATTATTCGTGGTGGGCGTGAAATGGAACCTCACTTTGAAACTCTTTGGGATCTTTTTCGTTCAATTCCTACCTTAGAAGATGCCAGTGTTTCGGTACTTGACGAATTCTATTGGCTAAATAAAGCCGATCCAAGTAATTCACACACCCGCGTAATCGAAAAACGTGGTAATCAGTTAGCCAGTGATGGTCAGTTGACGCTTTCCCGAAAAGCAATTGAAGAAATCGCCAAATTAGTGCTAACACCGGAAAGCCAACTTGACAATGTCAAAATCAATCAAGTTTTCAGCGATGACTTCTTTAAATCAAATTTCTGGCTCTATTGGTCCACCATGTTTGCTTTCGAGCCTTGGGCAAGTGCAATGGAAATGCGCCGTTATTTATTACGCTTTGTCCATCATGTTGGCACCTTGCAAAACATGTCTGCACTGAAGTTTACCAAATATAATCAGTATGAATCATTAATTAAACCTCTAATTAAATATCTTGAAGATCACGACGTTAAATTCCAATACAATACCACTGTTGACAATATTATTGTTGAACAAACCGGTGAACAAAAACAAGCTGTTAAAATTGAGCTAACGATCGATGGTAATCAGCAAAGCCTCGACCTAACACCTGACGATTTGGTTTTCGTTACAAATGGATCAATTACTGAAAGTACTACTTATGGTGACAATGAACATTCAGCACCAGCAACGCATCCAACCGGTGCTAGTTGGAAATTATGGGAAAAATTAGCGGCTCAAGACTCAGCTTTCGGACATCCAGCTAAATTTTATCAAGATATTCCAGTGGCTAACTGGGTCATGTCGGCAACTTGCACCTTTAAAGACGATCGAATCGTACCCTATATTCAAAAAATTACTGGTAAAGATCCGTATAGTGGTTCAATTGTTACCAGTGGCCCAGTCTCCATCAGAGACTCAAACTGGTTATTAGGAATTTCCATCAGCCGTCAACCACATTTTCAGCAACAAAAGCCAAATGAATTAATCGTATGGTTATACGGTCTCTTTTCCGATCAGCCGGGAAATTATATTCACAAAAAAATTACTGATTGCAGTGGCGCAGAAATCTGTCAAGAATTTCTTTATCATATTGGTGTCCCAGAAAATCAAATTGCTGAGATCGCGCAAACAGCTAATTCAATTCCAATTCATATGCCATACATTACTTCATACTTTATGCCACGCCAAGCTGGTGATCGTCCCTTAGTTGTCCCTGAAGGTTCAAGCAATTTGGCTTTTATTGGGAACTTTGCCGAAACTGAGCGAGACACCGTCTTTACAACTGAATACTCTGTCAGAACTGCTATGGAAGCTGTCTACCGACTGCTTGACGTTGATCGTGGCATCCCAGAAGTCTTTGATTCCGCCTTTGACTTACGAACAATCTTAAGTGCCTTATATTATTTGAATGATAAAAAGAGCTTGACCGAATTGCCTTTAAATCAAATTGAAAAAATTGGTCTAAATGCCTTTTTGAAAAAGGTTCATGGCACCTATCTTGAAGAAATTTTGAAATCTCAAAAATTACTCTAA
- a CDS encoding TetR/AcrR family transcriptional regulator, producing MDKRIVRTQAKAEKALFELMQEQNFSEISITDIANQAKISRMAFYRNYNSKEDILNKFIQKEYATFVDDITTHHFKELEQLLEVYFDYFKNNPAVLSAIVSASIEGFALRKQSDYLLDFFKTRIKNQQPAPIEIAYYSGAIFASLLYWRENDYQYSAAELAEHLAEKIKNDLLRTGEKIF from the coding sequence ATGGACAAAAGGATTGTGCGGACGCAAGCTAAAGCTGAAAAAGCTTTGTTTGAATTGATGCAAGAGCAAAACTTTTCGGAAATTTCAATTACGGATATTGCTAATCAAGCAAAAATATCACGAATGGCTTTTTATCGCAACTATAACAGTAAGGAAGATATTTTGAACAAGTTTATTCAAAAAGAATATGCAACTTTTGTTGATGACATTACGACGCATCATTTTAAAGAATTAGAGCAGTTGTTGGAAGTTTATTTTGATTATTTTAAAAATAATCCAGCTGTTTTATCGGCAATTGTTAGCGCTTCAATTGAAGGCTTTGCTCTTCGAAAGCAAAGTGACTACTTGCTTGACTTTTTTAAAACGCGAATTAAAAATCAGCAGCCAGCACCAATAGAGATTGCATATTATTCGGGCGCTATTTTTGCTAGTTTACTATATTGGCGAGAAAACGATTATCAATATTCCGCAGCCGAGTTGGCCGAGCACCTAGCAGAAAAGATCAAAAATGATTTACTGCGAACCGGCGAAAAAATATTTTAG
- the pepT gene encoding peptidase T → MTESYQTFIEQLFIKYAKVNTRSDENSQAVPTTPGQVALAKIVLQDLKRIGVEDVVYDPKDSYVVASLPANTTADITPVGFIAHLDTADFPAENVLPQVHENYDGQDLVLNEEKKIVLRVSEFPNLRNYRGQRLITSDGTTLLGVDDKAGIASILTAVKYLLEHPAIKHGPVSFAFGPDEEIGRGAKRFDVSKFKVKFAYTLDNGLPGQLENETFNAAQAKIKIKGTSVHPGNAFGLMVNAITLANQIISLLPADEVPEKSCGHQGFFLVTDFKATIAQADLNIIIRDFDQQKFAAKKELLQQIVTDLNQQFERPRIKLELKDQYFNIGDVIQQHPYITELVLNVYHKLGLKTQIHPFRGGTDGNFITAKGIPTPNLFNGGENFHGPYEFVTTEAMLTTSKTVVEIIKEHAQNDRFEA, encoded by the coding sequence TTGACTGAGAGTTATCAAACTTTTATTGAACAATTATTTATCAAGTACGCTAAAGTCAACACGCGTTCGGATGAAAATAGTCAAGCAGTTCCGACTACGCCAGGGCAAGTCGCATTGGCAAAAATTGTTTTACAGGACTTAAAACGTATAGGCGTGGAAGATGTCGTTTATGATCCTAAGGATAGCTATGTAGTAGCTTCATTACCCGCAAATACAACAGCTGATATTACTCCGGTTGGCTTTATTGCACATTTAGATACGGCGGATTTTCCAGCTGAAAATGTTTTGCCGCAAGTTCATGAAAACTATGATGGACAGGATCTGGTTTTAAATGAAGAAAAAAAGATTGTGCTGCGAGTAAGTGAGTTTCCCAATTTAAGAAATTATCGTGGTCAAAGACTAATTACCAGTGATGGGACAACGCTACTAGGTGTAGATGATAAAGCTGGTATTGCTAGTATTTTAACGGCTGTTAAATATTTACTGGAACACCCTGCTATTAAACATGGTCCAGTTAGTTTTGCATTTGGGCCAGATGAAGAAATTGGTCGTGGAGCTAAGCGTTTTGATGTCAGCAAGTTCAAAGTTAAATTTGCCTATACCTTAGACAATGGTTTGCCTGGCCAGTTAGAAAATGAGACTTTTAATGCAGCTCAAGCCAAAATTAAAATTAAAGGAACCTCGGTTCATCCGGGAAATGCCTTTGGTTTGATGGTTAACGCAATAACCTTAGCCAATCAAATTATTTCGTTGCTGCCAGCAGATGAGGTGCCAGAAAAAAGTTGTGGACATCAGGGATTCTTTTTAGTAACTGATTTTAAAGCGACGATTGCGCAAGCTGATTTGAATATAATTATCCGAGACTTTGATCAGCAAAAATTTGCAGCCAAGAAAGAATTACTGCAACAAATTGTGACTGATTTAAATCAGCAATTTGAGCGGCCAAGAATTAAGCTAGAACTTAAGGACCAATATTTTAATATCGGCGATGTAATTCAGCAACACCCATATATTACCGAATTAGTTTTAAACGTATATCATAAATTAGGTTTGAAAACGCAAATTCATCCATTTCGTGGGGGAACTGATGGGAATTTTATAACGGCCAAAGGCATTCCTACGCCCAATCTTTTTAATGGTGGGGAAAACTTTCATGGCCCTTATGAATTTGTGACGACTGAGGCCATGCTTACGACTAGTAAGACGGTAGTTGAGATTATCAAGGAACATGCCCAAAATGATCGTTTTGAAGCTTAA
- a CDS encoding peptide ABC transporter substrate-binding protein, whose protein sequence is MKRYKKVLLAVTATAFLLAGCGSKGSSTQSSGKYASKQTLNWTESSTLATADLAKATDTLSFNVLLNTQEGLYRLDKNGTPQKALATKTTVTNGGKTYTFNLRKNAKWSNGEKVTAQDFVYSWQRTVNPKTAAQDAFYLYQVKNAKEINNGKKDLSSLGIKAIGKYKLQVQLTKPVSYFKKLLSWPLFFPLNKTAVEKYGTKYGTQARYTVSDGPFKLTKWTGTDKKWTLTKNNSYWDKKNVHLQKINELVTESTTTSYELYSSKKVDETLLSGQQVKNNVNNKDFVKRLPTATTRLDLNQNKVAAFKNLNIRRAISLAINRQALTKDVLEDGSTPLKGFVPSGMGNNPTTKQAFYQEAYVKNAVAYNLKEAKKLLNKGYKETNTKELKFTILTADTDSSKQAVEYLQSALEKLPGVSVNVSTIPFVQLIAKQQAGNYQASIKTWQSVFADPINFLDIYESNSSYNNSGWQSKKFDSLLNEAENTYGNQPAKRWQKLVAAEKELMDQQGTIPLYQVAKSQLLRSNVKNVVYNPAGVPYDWKDTYIAK, encoded by the coding sequence TTGAAAAGATACAAAAAAGTTTTATTGGCAGTCACAGCTACGGCATTTTTACTAGCGGGATGCGGTAGCAAAGGTAGCTCTACTCAGTCAAGTGGTAAGTATGCTAGCAAGCAAACATTGAATTGGACTGAGAGCTCGACCTTAGCAACAGCTGATTTGGCTAAGGCAACAGATACTTTGAGTTTTAATGTTTTGTTAAATACTCAAGAGGGTTTGTACCGACTTGATAAAAACGGAACTCCCCAAAAGGCACTAGCAACTAAGACGACAGTTACCAATGGGGGCAAGACCTATACTTTTAATTTGCGCAAGAATGCTAAGTGGTCCAACGGAGAAAAGGTGACGGCACAAGACTTTGTCTATTCGTGGCAACGCACAGTAAATCCTAAAACGGCAGCGCAAGATGCTTTTTATTTATATCAGGTTAAAAATGCCAAAGAAATTAACAATGGCAAAAAGGATTTAAGTTCTTTGGGTATCAAAGCTATTGGCAAGTATAAATTGCAAGTTCAGTTAACCAAGCCAGTCAGCTATTTTAAAAAATTACTTTCATGGCCACTATTCTTCCCATTAAATAAAACAGCGGTTGAAAAATATGGCACAAAATATGGCACACAAGCTCGTTACACTGTTTCTGATGGACCATTTAAACTAACTAAATGGACTGGGACTGATAAAAAATGGACTTTAACTAAAAATAACAGTTATTGGGACAAGAAAAATGTTCATTTGCAAAAGATTAATGAATTGGTAACGGAAAGCACCACTACTAGTTATGAGTTGTATAGCAGCAAAAAAGTTGATGAGACATTGTTAAGCGGACAGCAAGTTAAGAACAATGTTAATAACAAAGACTTTGTTAAGCGGCTGCCGACAGCAACGACCAGATTGGATTTGAATCAAAATAAAGTAGCGGCTTTCAAAAACTTGAATATCAGGCGAGCAATCTCATTAGCAATTAATCGTCAAGCTTTGACTAAGGATGTATTGGAAGATGGTTCAACACCATTAAAGGGCTTTGTTCCATCTGGTATGGGTAATAATCCAACAACAAAACAGGCATTTTACCAAGAAGCTTATGTTAAAAATGCGGTTGCATACAACTTAAAGGAAGCCAAAAAGCTATTAAACAAGGGTTATAAAGAGACCAACACCAAAGAACTTAAATTTACAATTCTAACTGCTGATACTGATAGTAGTAAACAAGCAGTTGAATATTTGCAAAGTGCACTTGAAAAGTTACCAGGAGTTTCAGTTAATGTTTCGACAATCCCGTTTGTTCAGTTAATTGCTAAACAACAAGCTGGTAATTATCAAGCATCAATTAAAACTTGGCAATCAGTTTTTGCCGATCCAATCAACTTCTTAGACATTTATGAAAGTAATTCCTCATACAATAATTCAGGTTGGCAAAGCAAAAAATTTGATAGTTTATTAAACGAAGCAGAAAATACGTATGGTAATCAGCCTGCAAAACGGTGGCAGAAATTGGTAGCTGCAGAAAAAGAATTAATGGATCAGCAAGGAACGATTCCTTTGTATCAAGTTGCTAAATCACAGCTATTGCGTTCAAATGTTAAAAATGTAGTTTACAATCCAGCAGGTGTTCCTTACGATTGGAAAGACACATATATTGCTAAGTAG
- a CDS encoding AAA family ATPase, whose protein sequence is MIELNNVNTKSFHNYSFNGRFDKVNLFFGQNSSGKTALSGWISALDSDHSRVFDTAYVEREVRNTETMRGSKIIVGKEQIDSGDKIAHCQKIISSLESDTSASAELKSAKSALAKIMSDEIATAKRNFQSNNPSKSKCAI, encoded by the coding sequence TTGATTGAACTGAACAACGTGAATACAAAGTCGTTTCATAATTATTCTTTTAATGGCAGGTTTGACAAAGTTAATCTATTTTTTGGTCAGAATAGTTCGGGAAAGACAGCTTTGTCAGGATGGATTTCCGCACTAGATTCCGACCATTCAAGGGTTTTCGACACGGCCTACGTTGAACGGGAGGTCCGCAATACTGAGACAATGCGCGGATCAAAAATTATTGTGGGTAAGGAACAGATTGACTCGGGTGATAAAATTGCTCATTGCCAGAAAATAATCTCTTCCCTCGAAAGTGACACCTCGGCAAGCGCAGAGCTTAAAAGTGCTAAGTCAGCCTTGGCAAAAATTATGAGTGATGAAATCGCCACCGCTAAAAGAAATTTTCAGTCAAACAATCCATCAAAAAGCAAATGCGCAATCTAA
- a CDS encoding nucleotidyl transferase AbiEii/AbiGii toxin family protein: MKLGFTNGQQFKSKVRALAKEKQIDPQILMQEVVLDEIVDRISCSQYRDHLILKGGFLIASMVGVDTRATRDVDTSIKGLPVTKEVVIKVFTEIADMNESDGDVQLKIAKIDDIRVAADYAGFRIHIEAKIYTSIIDTKIDVSTGDTITPREISWHHHTIFNDQVITVMAYNMETILAEKLESMVARQELNSRMKDYYDLYLFDKVQRQNIDFKVLKDALLATAKLRGTEEMLPTYVEIITRLRASALLKQRWEKYRVAYVYSEEVTYEATCDAALDLVNAIGLP; the protein is encoded by the coding sequence ATGAAGTTAGGATTCACGAACGGTCAACAGTTCAAATCCAAAGTCCGCGCCCTTGCCAAGGAAAAGCAAATTGATCCCCAGATTCTTATGCAGGAAGTCGTCTTAGATGAGATTGTGGATCGTATTTCGTGTTCGCAGTATCGAGATCACTTAATTTTGAAAGGCGGCTTCCTGATCGCGTCGATGGTCGGCGTTGATACCCGCGCGACGCGTGACGTTGATACATCGATCAAAGGCTTGCCGGTGACCAAAGAGGTAGTGATCAAAGTCTTCACCGAGATCGCCGACATGAACGAATCGGACGGCGACGTACAGTTGAAAATCGCTAAGATTGACGACATCCGTGTTGCTGCTGACTACGCAGGTTTCCGGATCCATATTGAAGCGAAAATCTACACCAGCATCATTGACACGAAAATTGACGTTTCAACCGGCGATACCATCACGCCGCGTGAAATTTCGTGGCATCATCACACTATCTTCAACGACCAAGTGATCACGGTGATGGCGTACAATATGGAAACTATTTTGGCGGAGAAGTTGGAATCAATGGTGGCACGCCAAGAACTGAACTCGCGCATGAAGGACTACTACGATTTGTATTTGTTCGACAAGGTGCAGCGGCAAAATATTGACTTCAAGGTGCTGAAGGACGCGTTGCTAGCAACGGCGAAGTTGCGCGGAACAGAGGAGATGTTGCCGACGTATGTGGAAATCATTACCCGGTTGCGTGCATCTGCTTTGCTAAAGCAGCGCTGGGAGAAATACCGGGTTGCCTACGTTTACAGTGAAGAGGTTACGTATGAAGCAACGTGTGATGCGGCGCTAGACTTGGTGAACGCAATCGGACTACCATAA
- a CDS encoding type IV toxin-antitoxin system AbiEi family antitoxin domain-containing protein, producing MTPEINLFIQQNHGQVTTADVKKLGLDPHILIDLANSGKLERVDRGVYIDPAVFEDDMYILQYRFSRGIYFKDSALFLHHMIDRTPDRYQMNFPLGYNSPAIQQYPVRVYRQKPEWQTLGVEKVLTPGQHKVRVYNIERTLCDILRTRDASDSETIRQAMISYSQMKQKDIGRLVHYADLFKVREPINNYMEVLL from the coding sequence ATGACGCCAGAGATTAATTTGTTTATTCAGCAGAATCATGGTCAGGTAACAACGGCTGATGTTAAGAAGTTGGGACTTGATCCGCACATCTTGATTGACCTTGCTAACAGTGGAAAGTTAGAACGTGTCGATCGTGGTGTTTATATTGATCCGGCGGTTTTTGAAGATGACATGTACATCCTTCAATATCGGTTTAGTCGCGGCATCTACTTCAAAGACAGCGCCTTGTTTCTGCATCACATGATTGACCGCACGCCAGACCGGTATCAGATGAATTTTCCTTTGGGTTACAATTCACCGGCAATTCAACAGTATCCAGTACGGGTCTACCGTCAGAAGCCGGAATGGCAAACGCTAGGAGTTGAGAAGGTGCTAACCCCTGGACAACACAAAGTCCGGGTGTACAACATCGAACGCACCCTGTGTGATATTTTGCGCACGCGGGACGCGTCGGATTCAGAAACCATTCGCCAGGCGATGATCAGTTATTCGCAGATGAAGCAAAAAGACATCGGTCGCCTGGTACACTATGCAGATTTGTTCAAAGTCAGAGAACCCATTAACAACTACATGGAGGTGCTTCTATGA